Genomic window (Dyadobacter fanqingshengii):
TGATGAATTCTGCACCCGATCTTCAAAACCCTAATTATCTCCGCAAGACATACAATGATGGCTCGTATCCAAGCACTGGAAAACTGTATCGCAACGAAGGCACGGGCGCAAACGGAATTCCCGTATTCACCAATATATCCAAAGATGCAGGCATAAAATACGAAGGGTTGGGCCTGGGTCTGGCAATAAGTGACTTAAATAAAGATGGTTACCCGGATATTTACTGCTCCAATGACTTCATCAGCAGCGACATATTGTATCTGAACAATGGCGCTAAAACTACGGCAGCGCCCGGCTTTGACAATGTGATCCGTGAGGCAACGGCGCATACCAGTTTGTTTGGAATGGGGCTGGATGTGGCCGATATCAATAACGACACTTACCCGGATATTTTTCAGCTGGATATGCTTCCTGAAGATAATTTTCGTCAAAAGAAAATGCTGGCGGGACAGGATTACGACCGGAAGGAAATGAGCATTTCGGACCAGTATGGTTACCAATTGCAGTACATGCGGAATATGTTGCAACTGCACCAGGGGCCAGCTCCGGGAGATGGCGGAATGCCGGTTTTCAGTGAAATTGGTTTGTTGGCGGGAATCGCTAAAACCGATTGGAGTTGGGCGCCGCTGATTGCGGATTTTGATAACGACGGACAAAAAGACATCTTCATCACCAATGGTTACCGCCGCGACGTGACGGACCGTGATTTCATCCAGTTTAAAGAAGATTTTTCAAATTTTGGCACCAATAACTTCAAGCAGCAGAATGCATTGGAACTGATCAAAAAAGTGCCTGAGGTGCAGATCGCCAACTATGCCTATAAGAACGCAGGTAACCTCACATTTTCCAACACTTCCGAAGATTGGGGACTCGACGAACTTTCCTATTCCAACGGAGCCGCCTATGCCGATCTGGACGGTGACGGTGACCTGGATCTGGTTGTCAACAACATTGATTCCGAAGCATTTATATATCAAAATAACAGCCGGGAAAAAGGAACATCAAATTTCCTGAGCATTGCATTTGAGGGAGCCAAGGGCAACTTATCCGGGATCGGCAGCAAGGTGACAATCTGGACTGGTAAGGCGAAGCAATATGCCGAATTGAGTGTTGTGCGGGGATTTCAGTCTTCGGTGGATCCGATATTGCATTTTGGAGTCGGGGATAAAACTTTGATTGACAGTCTGGAAGTTGTGTGGCCGGGGGGGAAATCGCAAAAACGCTATAAGATTGTTGCGAACAAGCGGTTGACTTTAAGTCAGCGAGAGGCATTGGATTCAGGAAAACTTGTCTTAATTAAACCGCATTTAAAACCCTATTTTACTGATATTACGAAACAGGTAAACATTGGTTTCCAGCATGTGGAAGGCAATTTTGTTGATTTTAAACAAACGGCCACCATGCACAAAATGCTGTCCAAAAGCGGTTTCGCGATTGCGTCGGGCGATGTGAATGGAGATGGTTTGGATGATGTTTTCGCAGGTGGGAGTTATCGCGGTGGTAAGCCGACGATTCTTCTGCAAACCGCCAACGGTCGGTTTGAAAAGCGCATTGTTTCCCAGGATTCTTTGCATGAAAATGCTGCCGCTGTTTTCCTGGACGCCGATCGGGATGGCGACCTCGATCTGCTGGTTTCCAACGGAGGGAATGAACTGCCCGCGACGGAGAAGGCTTTTTACAATGTGCAATTGTATCGGAATAATGGTAAGGGAAACTTCTCACCAGCAGCTAAGAATGTCTTTCCGGACATTTCGCTAAGCAGTTCCTGCATGGTAACCAATGATTTTGACAAAGACGGCGATCTGGACATTTTCATCGGCGGGCGCAGCGTTCCGGGCAAATATCCGCTTCCTGCCAGCAGTTATCTGCTTAGGAATGATTCCAAAAACGGACAGCCGCATTTTACCAATATAACCTCCCAATTTTGTCCTGAACTCCTCAACGTAGGCATGGTTTGCGATGCATTGTGGGCGGATACGAATCAGGATGGGTTCGACGATCTTGTGCTTGCGGGTGAGTGGATGCCAATCCGGATCTTTGAAAACAAAAAAGGCAAATCACTGCAATCTCAAAAAGCGCCAAATGGGTTGAACAATTTTACGGGCTGGTGGAACAGTCTTGCAGCCGGTGATTTTGACCACGATGGTGACATCGATTTCATTGCCGGAAATGAAGGATTAAACACATTCTACCGAGCCTCTGAGAAGGAGCCGATCAAAATTGTCGCGAAAGATTTCAACGGCGATGGCACTTTCGATCCGCTGATGGGATATTTTATCCAGGATCAACGCTACCCGAGTGTGCCGCGCGACGCATTAAATCAGCAAGTGATTCAGTTTCGCCGCAAATTCCCCCATTATGCAGACTATGCGCAGGTAACTTTTGATAACCTGCTTTCCACTGAGGAAACCAAAGATGCATATGCAGCCGAGGTAACTTACTTGCAGAGTGCCTATATGGAGAACGTGGGCCAAGGAAATTATAAGATACACGCGTTGCCGGTTGAAGCGCAGAAATCGCCTGTTTTCGGGATCGTAACGGGTGATGTAAATGCAGACGGCCACGAAGATGTGATCCTGACAGGCAACTTTTATCCCAATGAAGTCAATATGGGCAGGCAAGATGCTTCGACCGGGCTGCTGCTTTTGGGAAATGGAAAAGGAAAATTCACTCCAACAAATTGCGCCACAAGTGGATTAATGATCCACGGCGACGCCCGAAAAAGTATTTTCATCAAGAGTAATAATCGGGAAAAGTGGCTCCTTACCGCTATCAATTCGGACGTTATTCAAGTTAATAGGCTAAATAAAATCAAATAATGGAGAAAAGGTGTTCATGCAACCATTATCCATGTTGCCGGCTCAATTACGCTTCACTTCTGCTTTTCGCATAGGCATGGCATCGATCAGGCCGAACAATTTTTCAGCCTTTACGATTTCGTCGGATCGTAACTTTTCACCGCCGTCGCGGCCGATCAGGAGAAATGTAAACTTGCTTGTGCTGTCGATTTCCCATTTTCGCCATTCGGAGCGATTTTCCTCATTATAAGGGATGGATTTAATCTTGATATCCCGCTCGTTAATGCCTTTCTGAGATGCGCTGAGCGTCTCTACCTGCGACTTCCATATTGCTTCACCGCTTTCAGTGTAAAAAAGCAGAACCTTGCGTGGTTGATCGGCCATGAGCGATGCGATGAGTATTAATCCCAATAGTGTTTTCATAACTGCATTGTCAAAAAAAGTCTGCCAATGATGAAATCAATAAGGCAGTCACATTGGCTATTTTCGTGTCACGTGAGAAGTTCAGCACACATTAATATAGCATCCTTCCGAAAGTGATCTACATCACGTAACGCCCTGCGGATTCCTGCGCTCCTTTGTGCTATCAAATTATTAACTGATAACATAAAGAAAATGGAAACAAAAAGATTTGCAGTCGAAGGTTCGCAAAGCAGCATCGACTGGACAGGAAAAAAAGTTACAGGCGCACATAATGGCACCATTGACATTAAAGCGGGCGAACTGCTGTTAAATGATGGGAAGTTGGCCGGAGGAAATTTCGTCATCGACACAACTTCAATCAAAATTCTGGACATTACTGATCCGGGTTATAATGCACAATTTGCAAGCCACCTGTTTTCAGCGGATTTTTTCTCGACAGAAGATTTTCCCGAAGCGCAATTTGTAATTACTGAGGCAGATCACCTCGCGGGTGAGGGCTATTTGATCACTGGCGATCTGACCATTAAAGGTATTACACACGAGATCTCCTTCCGGGCCGAGGTACATGTTTCGGGTGACAGGATCACTGCTGCCGGCAAAATCGTGGTTGATCGTACGCACTACGACATGAAGTTCCGTTCAGGTAACTTCTTCACCAACCTGGGCGACACGCTCATTTACAACGAATTTGAACTTGAAGTACAATTGACTGCATTCGCAGTCCTTTAAGATTCACAATGATGCCATAAGTAACAAAAACCGGCGCATACCGGCTAAACTGAAAGCACAATGACTAATCACACAGATCACGCAGCGGCTATTGCTGCTGTATTATCGGACTATTTTAAGGGGGTTTTTAAAGGCGACATTAACCGCCTCCGCAGCGTATTTCACCCGCAGGCACTGGTGGCCGGAGATGTGAACGGACAAGGTTATTTCAAAACACTGGAACAATATCTCGACGGTGTTAAGAACAGAAAAAGCCCTTTTGAACTTGGGGAAAGCTATCGCATGGAAATTATTTCCATTGAAGTCATCAACCTGATCGCTGTTGCAAAGCTCCGTCTGCCCATGTTTGAATTTAATTATTACGATCTGTTGTCGTTGACGATAGTTGATGGAAAATGGGTGATTGTGAACAAGTTATTAACCAATGTATCCGTCGTCCCGGGTGATATCTCCCCACAGGCCAGTCAGGAATAGCAGTAGTCGGCTACGGCTTGATAGAGAGAATGTCCTGATACTTTTCTTCCGGAAAAAATATAATAGACACATGCCAGTAGCATGTGTTTTTTTACCTTTACATTATTCGCAAAACCGTCGGATATATGTCAGGTGACAACACCTCTTACGGAAATATGCCTTTTATGATGATAAATAAAACAAAGCAGTTTACAATACTTGGTGTCGTGCTCGCCACGCTCATTGCGACGACGGGCTGGCAATTTGCGGCAAAAGAAAATAAGGCATCGAAGCCCAATATCGTGCTGATCAACCTCGATGACCTGGGTTACGGCGACGTGGGTGCGTACGGAGCCACGGCTTTGCAGACGCCGAATATGGATCGGATCGCGAATGGCGGCATTCGTTTTACAAATGGTTATGCCACTTCGTCGACCTGCACGCCGAGCCGGTTTGCACTGGTAACCGGCGTTTATCCCTGGCGTAACAAGGACGCGAAGATCTTGCCCGGTGATGCCCCGCTGCTGATCGATACAGCCCAGATGACCATTCCCAAAATCCTTAAAAAAGCGGGTTATGCGACGGGTATCGTAGGGAAATGGCACCTTGGTCTAGGCAATGGCAACACAGATTGGAACCAGGAAATTAAACCCGGCCCCAACCAGCTCGGTTTTGATTACTCCTACATTTTAGCTGCAACCCAGGATCGCGTACCAACCGTTTACATTGAAAACACCCGCGTAGTCGGCCTTGATGCTAATGATCCGATACAGGTGAGTTACAAAGAAAATTTTCCGGGCGAGCCGACAGGGAAGGATAACCCCGATTTATTAAAAATGAAGTGGCATCATGGTCACGATCAGAGCATTACGAATGGAATTTCCCGCATTGGTTACATGAAGGGCGGTGCAAAAGCCAAATGGAACGATGAAGAAATGGCTGATCTTTTCCTGACCAAGGCACAGCAATTTATTACCGAGCATAAATCGAAGCCATTTTTCCTGTACTACGCCATGCAGCAGCCGCACGTGCCGCGCACGCCTAATCCACGCTTCAAAGGCGTAACCGGCCTGGGGCCCAGAGGCGACGCAATTGCCGAAGCCGACTGGTGCCTGGGCGAGTTGCTGAAAACGCTCGAAAAAGAAGGAGTGCTGGAAAATACACTGATCATCTTCACCAGCGATAACGGCCCGGTGGTCAATGACGGTTACCACGACGAAGCAGTTGAAAAACTGGGAAATCACAAGCCCGCAGGCCCATTACGCGGCGGGAAATACAGTTTATTCGAAGCGGGCGTGCGGGTGCCGTTTATGACTTACTGGAAAGGCACGATCAAGCCAGCAGTTTCCGATGCAGTTGTTTGTCAGCTCGATTTGCTGAGCTCGCTGGCGCATTTGGCAGGGGAGGAAGTGAAAGGTTTGGATAGTCAGAATTACCTGGATGTGTTTTTGGGTAAAAGCAAAAAAGGAAGGAACGAGCTTATTATTGAAGCCAGTTCACGCACAGCGTTGCGGCAGGGTGATTTTGTGATGATACCGCCTTACGACGGTCCGGCGGTGAACAAACAGGTTAATATCGAATTGGGAAATGCAAAAGAATATCAGTTGTACAATGTGAAGAAAGATATTGGTCAGCAAAATAATCTGGCAAAGTCGCAGCCCGAAAAGTTGAAGCAATTAATCACCGCTTACGGCCAGTTGCAAGAAGGTAATTCAAAAATAAAGGTTGAAAATCTTAAACTCGAATAGCAGCAGTGGATGAAAAAATAAGACACTTTCGAAAGCTGCTTGATTACATACTGATCGCCATGAGCATCATTTGCTCCATGGTGGTTGTTTTTCACTTGGGCTATAATACCGACCCAGACATCGAGCATATGACGAACCGTATACTCGAATGGTGTTTTTTCTTTTTTGCCCTGGCATTGGCTGCGAAGACATTCACAGCATTTAAGAGCAAATCCTCTGTCATTTCAAGGGTAGGCGAGGCGTTGCTGCTTTTCTATTTTCTTGCCGTTATCATTGCCGACAGCTATCATTTTTCTGCGACCGATGGCACCGAACTTGTCAAGCCGGAGTGGATGTACCTGGGCATTTTTGCCATTTTGATCATTGAAATTTCAAAGCAGACGCTGTTTTTCGACAAGTTCTATTTCAATCCGACACTGCTTTTCGTTCTGAGCTTTTTGGCGTTGATACTGGTCGGCACGGCACTGTTACTGCTTCCTAAAACGACCCATCATCAGCAACTTAGTTTTGTAGATGCGCTTTTTCTGGCAACGAGTGCAGTTTGCATTACCGGTTTGTCAGTGGTTGATATTGCGGGCGAATTTACCCGCTTCGGCCAGACGATCCTGCTGGTGCTGGTTCAGATCGGCGGGTTGGGAATCATGACATTCACGGGCTTTTTTGGCTACTTTTTCTCAGGTGGATTTTCGTACAAAAACCAGCTGATGTTTACCGAGCTCATTGGCGAGAACAAGGTAAGCTCGGTGATTTCTACTTTATATAAAATTATCCTTGTTACCTTCTTTTTTGAAATACTGGGTGGCTTTTTCATTTATCTGAGCCTCGACCCCGCACAATTCGATGACCGGGCCGAGCAGCTTTATTTCACCATTTTTCATGCCATAACAGCCTTCTGTAATGCAGGCTTTTCCACGTTGCCTGATGGGCTGAACAACGAAATGGTCCGTTTTAATTATGAGCTGCATCTATCCATTATCGGGCTTTATGTAATGGGCGGGCTTGGTTTCGGGATCATTTTTAATTCATATGAATTCATCCGGCGCTGGGTTTTTAACATTTATCATAAGGCCAGATATGGCCGCCATTTTCTGCACAGGGCACGCATAATCGCCTTTAATTCCAAAATAATAGCCTACACCAGCTTTTTTCTGATCCTCTTTGGGTTCATCCTGGTTTTTATTTTGGAATACAAACACACGCTCCGTGCGCATGAAAGCCTTTACGGCAAGATGGTCACTGCCTTATTTATCGGCACCAGCCCGCGCTCGGCAGGTTTTAATACCGTGATGATCAGCGGACTGGCTTTTCCTACTGTAATGCTGATCTTTCTGCTGATGTGGATCGGGGCGGCTCCGGGCTCAACCGGAGGAGGCATTAAGGTGACTACATTCGCGCTTGCCACCCTCAATATTGCTATGCTGGCGAAGGGGAAGGATAGTATAGAGATTTTTGGGAGAAAAGTATCCGATGATTCCGTCTCGAGGGCGCTGGGCATCATTTCCCTGTCGCTTATTTTCCTCGGCGCAGCCATATTTATGCTAACGGTTACGGATCCCGATAAAAACCTGCTGTCCCTGGCATTTGAAACCTTTTCAGCTTACAGTACAACCGGGCTGAGCCTTGGTGTAACCCCGCAATTGAGTAATGCAGGGCGGTTGGTGATCATTTTAACTATGTTTGTCGGCCGGGTAGGCTCGCTCACATTGCTGGTGGCATTTATCAGAAAGTCAAAACCAACAGATTACCGGCTGCCGGCAGAGCAAATGAACTTTTAAAACGGAATCTTATGAAGTATATCATATTTGGACTCGGAAGCTTTGGAAAATCACTGGCTATTCGCCTGACGGAACTTGGCCACGAAACGATCGGGGTAGACAGTAATATGCAGAAAGTGGAGCAGCTGAAAGATCGCATCACGCATACGGTGTGCATGGATTGTACGGATAAAAGTGCAGTGAGCTCACTCCCGCTGAAAGATGCGGACTCGGTGATCGTTGCCATCGGGGAGGACGAAGGCGCGTCGCTGCTGGCAACAGCGCTGCTCAAACAGCTCGGCGTTAAAAAGATCATCGGCCGGGTCGTTTCGGATCTGCAGAAAACGGTTTTGGAGGCGATGCAGATTGAAGAATACATTCTTCCCGAAGAGGAATCGGCCGAAAGACTGGCCATGCGCCTGGATAATTCCGGCATCGTGGATTCCTTCAAAGTTTCCGAAAAATACAGCATTATCGAAACCCGTGTCCCGGAACGATATATAGGCATGACACTTGCAGAGGCGGATCTAACCAATCGCTATAATGTGATTGTACTCACGGTGCTTACCCTTTCCAAAGAGTCAGAAAATGGGCTGGCCAAAATCTTTAAAAGGGCCTCCGGCATCGCGACACCTAACACCGTAATGCATGAAAATGAAGTGCTGGTCCTGTTTGGGGAATTAAAAGATATTGAAACGCTCATGCATTAAGCGCGGCCAGCCATATAATTTTATTCAGCTCGCAAACTGGTAACGGGGTTCAGCCATGCAGCCTTGATCGCTTGAAAACTAACCGTGAGCATGGCTATGGATGTGGCTGCTACGCCGGACACCGCAAAAATCCACCAGCTGAGCCCGGTGCTGTATGCGAATGTTCCGAGCCAGTTGCTCAAAGCCCACCATGCGAGCGGGGAGGCAAGTAGCATTGCAACCAGGACTTTTGCTTAATCCGACGCTTCACATACATTTTTGAAAAACATATTAATCCGGTCGTAAAATGACTCGGATATCCGGTTGATATCGATTGGATACTCGGTTTGCAGGTTTTCTGGTTTTCCGTACATTTTATATGCATCTTTTGCGGTTGCAAGGTTTTCTCTCACTGCCGGAATGTTGGTATACCTATCCAGAACCGGCGCAATCACAAGCAACGGACGCGGTGCAATACGGGAAATGATTTCGGGGTAATCCACTACGGAATGAGCGGGATTTTCAGCGTACCATCCTAGTTTTGGAATCAACCCGTGCGCATGCGAAAGGGTCCTGATGCTTTCATATCTGCTGTTTGAGACACGCAGCGGAGAAAATGCTGCAACCGTGACCAGCCCGGCCACTCTTCTGTCCTTCGCTGCTGTAAACAAGGCTACTTGTCCTCCCAGCGTATTTCCCAAAAGGAATATCTTGTTTTTATCTATATTTTCAAAAGTTTCCAGGGCATCAATGCATGCCCGCGTATCACTCACCATTTTTCCCATTTTCGACCATTCCGGGTAACGCGAATAGAAATGCTGCGCTTCTTTCATGCGTGTTCCAAATCCAAATAAATCGATGGCCATCACAGCGAAACCGTTGTCTGTCAGGGATTGAAAAAGCCGGCTGTTTCCTTGTCGCTCTGCGGAATAACCATGTGCATATCCGTGCGCATAGGCGAATTCATGCAGGTAAATGATAACCGGTATTTTTCCATTCGCGCGCGTTTTTTTATTCCCTGCTGCGTCGGTCGGATAATAGATTGTGGCTGCTACATGGTCGCTAAGCGCGGTATATGGGCCAATGTGCTCAGATTTTGTGTTTTTAACGATTGGTCGGCCGGTAATTTTGTCCATCCAATCCACGCGGGACGGATCTGTGGGAGCCACTATGGACGGTTTTGCGCCGGACGGCTCTTTACCTAAAAGCCAATCGATGCTTTCCGCTATTCTCTCTTCCTGCTCTTTGCGTTTTCTCTGATCCTCATAAATTTTAAAATGAAGGGGTTTTCCGGACAAAGCTTCCGTTTTCTCTGCGGCGCGGGTAGCCGCCCATTTCTCAAAATCATAGTCAAAGTTTAAGGTCGTATTCCAGGGAATGTTATTTCTTTTAAAACTTGCATCAAGAAAATCGATGCATTGCTCCACATCTCTTGCCGCCACTGCGTGTTCACCCATCCGGGGAGCAAGCGCTATGTTGTTTGCAACACCCATAAAGGCAAAGACTTTTTTGGCAGAGTGATACGACTGCTCGTTGGCCCACGGATTGAGTTGCTGCTCAACGGTCGAATATTGAAAAAGGATATGCCTCGGGGCCATCAGCGCGATCAGCAAATTTTGATCGATGGGTAATTTATCCTCCCGGCCAAAGAAAAAACGCAGTCTCGGATGAAACCAGTGCGCTGCGTTGGAGGCGATATCGTCGAGGGTCTGATTCACATATTGAGGATCGCTCATACGCCATGGCGTGATGCCTCCCGTGCCGCAACTGCTGGCAACTACTGCGGCAATGCGGTCGTCAAATGCACTGGCCCATAACGCCTGCTTCCCGTTGCGGGAATGTCCGGTAATCGCAATTTGTTTTGGATTGATTTCTTTGCGCGTTACCAGGTAATCTATCACACGGGATGCTCCCCAAGCCCGGCGCATCAATGCCGTGAAATCATATTCGGGGTAAAGTGATTGGTAAGCCTGTGTGTCATCTTTACTGTCGGCTCCGGCATATACACAGGCTACATAGCCTCTCCTGAGTGCGAGTTGTGCCCAGTTCCGATGGGTCCATTGCGTCATGTAAACGGGGAATGGCCCTTTTCCACCAGGTATCATCAGTTCAAAGCTCATTTTGGCTTTGTAGCCGGGCCCGAACGATAGTTCTATCATTTGAATTTTTGTGGAACCTTCTGTACGCTCACTAAGAATTCTGACTTTAAAATCGCTGGGTGCAGGAGGCCGCATTCCGGATACCCAGTATTGAAATTGTTCTTTTATCCAATCTCGTCTTTGATCCCACTCACCCCGGGTTTTAATGTGCTGCTTCTTTCCATCTTTTTCAGTGATCAGTGGTTCGGGTAAAAAGGGGTAGGAGCGTAGTTGTTCGAAATCCGGGGGTAACTCGCCCGTTCTTTTTTGCCACTCGAGCCATGTGCTGTCCAGGTCCGTCACCCGACGACTAATCGGGTGACGGTGGTCCGACGACTGGTTAATAAGAAGCGATTCTTTAAGATATTGCTTTCGCCTTTCCTCCACGGTTTGTCCATGAGCAGTAAGGGCAGAAATAATCAGGAGAAACACAACTTGACATTTCATTAGGATGATGATAAGGGTTTAGGATGTCCTTATTATTTGTGTTCGGCGAAATATTAAAAGGTATAATGCGGGTTTTGTTCCAAAGCCTTATTCTTGTCCCAGGCTTCACGCGGAATCGGGAACAGGATGGGCACGGTGGCTAACCATGGTTTTTTATCAATTTCGAGCTCAGCAACATTTGGGCGGTTTGCCTTTACAAAGGAAATGAAACGTCCCCGGCGGTTCAGGTCAGAGAATGCACCAACCGGTTCCCAGATAAATTCCATTCGTCTTTCATAGAATATAGCATCCAGAACGGCTTCTTTACTTAGAGCGATCGATTTTGGGGTCAGACCTGCACGGCTTCTAATCCGGTTAACCAATTTCATAGCTTCCTGCGACTGACCTGTTTCATTCAATGCTTCGGCGTAGTTGAGCAGCACCTCGGCAAAACGGATAACCGGCGTATTCACACCGCTGTTGGTAAGCGCGGGAGCTTCCCAGTATTTGGTAACAATGTATCCGGTCCTGGACCAACCAGCGGGCACATTAGCAGGCATTACGAAGGCAGCAATATCCTGATGCGCTTCGCCAGGGCCAATGATCACATCCCAGTAGCGGCTGTCTTTTATTTTGCCTGAGGCGTCCTTTTCAAAAGCATTTACCCAATGTTTTTGAGGCACAAAATTGCTCCATGCGGCGCTGCCCGTATAAGCGGATGGTGCTCCCCGCGGAGCGGTTCTTTTGACCAGATTGTTACCTTCCGCGTCCACAGAAGTACGGAACTGCGTCGAGAATAATATTTCCTTATTGTTCTCATTTGTTTCGCGGAACACATCCCGAAACTTTGGA
Coding sequences:
- a CDS encoding nuclear transport factor 2 family protein, with translation MTNHTDHAAAIAAVLSDYFKGVFKGDINRLRSVFHPQALVAGDVNGQGYFKTLEQYLDGVKNRKSPFELGESYRMEIISIEVINLIAVAKLRLPMFEFNYYDLLSLTIVDGKWVIVNKLLTNVSVVPGDISPQASQE
- a CDS encoding VCBS repeat-containing protein, translated to MHKTALLILLLVLSFSCKDKQEPLFTSHKSTETGIKFSNTLTPNDSINPFTFTNFYNGGGVGIGDVNNDGKPDIFFGGNQVSCRLYLSKIDTLTKKWAFEDITEAAGVKTNRWCTGISMVDINQDGLLDIYVSVAKHIKIPAADTENLLFVNQGPGKNKAPVFKEMAKAYGLNDASFTVQTAFFDADLDGDLDAFMMNSAPDLQNPNYLRKTYNDGSYPSTGKLYRNEGTGANGIPVFTNISKDAGIKYEGLGLGLAISDLNKDGYPDIYCSNDFISSDILYLNNGAKTTAAPGFDNVIREATAHTSLFGMGLDVADINNDTYPDIFQLDMLPEDNFRQKKMLAGQDYDRKEMSISDQYGYQLQYMRNMLQLHQGPAPGDGGMPVFSEIGLLAGIAKTDWSWAPLIADFDNDGQKDIFITNGYRRDVTDRDFIQFKEDFSNFGTNNFKQQNALELIKKVPEVQIANYAYKNAGNLTFSNTSEDWGLDELSYSNGAAYADLDGDGDLDLVVNNIDSEAFIYQNNSREKGTSNFLSIAFEGAKGNLSGIGSKVTIWTGKAKQYAELSVVRGFQSSVDPILHFGVGDKTLIDSLEVVWPGGKSQKRYKIVANKRLTLSQREALDSGKLVLIKPHLKPYFTDITKQVNIGFQHVEGNFVDFKQTATMHKMLSKSGFAIASGDVNGDGLDDVFAGGSYRGGKPTILLQTANGRFEKRIVSQDSLHENAAAVFLDADRDGDLDLLVSNGGNELPATEKAFYNVQLYRNNGKGNFSPAAKNVFPDISLSSSCMVTNDFDKDGDLDIFIGGRSVPGKYPLPASSYLLRNDSKNGQPHFTNITSQFCPELLNVGMVCDALWADTNQDGFDDLVLAGEWMPIRIFENKKGKSLQSQKAPNGLNNFTGWWNSLAAGDFDHDGDIDFIAGNEGLNTFYRASEKEPIKIVAKDFNGDGTFDPLMGYFIQDQRYPSVPRDALNQQVIQFRRKFPHYADYAQVTFDNLLSTEETKDAYAAEVTYLQSAYMENVGQGNYKIHALPVEAQKSPVFGIVTGDVNADGHEDVILTGNFYPNEVNMGRQDASTGLLLLGNGKGKFTPTNCATSGLMIHGDARKSIFIKSNNREKWLLTAINSDVIQVNRLNKIK
- a CDS encoding TrkH family potassium uptake protein, translating into MSIICSMVVVFHLGYNTDPDIEHMTNRILEWCFFFFALALAAKTFTAFKSKSSVISRVGEALLLFYFLAVIIADSYHFSATDGTELVKPEWMYLGIFAILIIEISKQTLFFDKFYFNPTLLFVLSFLALILVGTALLLLPKTTHHQQLSFVDALFLATSAVCITGLSVVDIAGEFTRFGQTILLVLVQIGGLGIMTFTGFFGYFFSGGFSYKNQLMFTELIGENKVSSVISTLYKIILVTFFFEILGGFFIYLSLDPAQFDDRAEQLYFTIFHAITAFCNAGFSTLPDGLNNEMVRFNYELHLSIIGLYVMGGLGFGIIFNSYEFIRRWVFNIYHKARYGRHFLHRARIIAFNSKIIAYTSFFLILFGFILVFILEYKHTLRAHESLYGKMVTALFIGTSPRSAGFNTVMISGLAFPTVMLIFLLMWIGAAPGSTGGGIKVTTFALATLNIAMLAKGKDSIEIFGRKVSDDSVSRALGIISLSLIFLGAAIFMLTVTDPDKNLLSLAFETFSAYSTTGLSLGVTPQLSNAGRLVIILTMFVGRVGSLTLLVAFIRKSKPTDYRLPAEQMNF
- a CDS encoding potassium channel family protein, translating into MKYIIFGLGSFGKSLAIRLTELGHETIGVDSNMQKVEQLKDRITHTVCMDCTDKSAVSSLPLKDADSVIVAIGEDEGASLLATALLKQLGVKKIIGRVVSDLQKTVLEAMQIEEYILPEEESAERLAMRLDNSGIVDSFKVSEKYSIIETRVPERYIGMTLAEADLTNRYNVIVLTVLTLSKESENGLAKIFKRASGIATPNTVMHENEVLVLFGELKDIETLMH
- a CDS encoding DUF4174 domain-containing protein, yielding MKTLLGLILIASLMADQPRKVLLFYTESGEAIWKSQVETLSASQKGINERDIKIKSIPYNEENRSEWRKWEIDSTSKFTFLLIGRDGGEKLRSDEIVKAEKLFGLIDAMPMRKAEVKRN
- a CDS encoding ABC transporter permease, yielding MLLASPLAWWALSNWLGTFAYSTGLSWWIFAVSGVAATSIAMLTVSFQAIKAAWLNPVTSLRAE
- a CDS encoding YceI family protein, with the protein product METKRFAVEGSQSSIDWTGKKVTGAHNGTIDIKAGELLLNDGKLAGGNFVIDTTSIKILDITDPGYNAQFASHLFSADFFSTEDFPEAQFVITEADHLAGEGYLITGDLTIKGITHEISFRAEVHVSGDRITAAGKIVVDRTHYDMKFRSGNFFTNLGDTLIYNEFELEVQLTAFAVL
- a CDS encoding sulfatase family protein, which encodes MMINKTKQFTILGVVLATLIATTGWQFAAKENKASKPNIVLINLDDLGYGDVGAYGATALQTPNMDRIANGGIRFTNGYATSSTCTPSRFALVTGVYPWRNKDAKILPGDAPLLIDTAQMTIPKILKKAGYATGIVGKWHLGLGNGNTDWNQEIKPGPNQLGFDYSYILAATQDRVPTVYIENTRVVGLDANDPIQVSYKENFPGEPTGKDNPDLLKMKWHHGHDQSITNGISRIGYMKGGAKAKWNDEEMADLFLTKAQQFITEHKSKPFFLYYAMQQPHVPRTPNPRFKGVTGLGPRGDAIAEADWCLGELLKTLEKEGVLENTLIIFTSDNGPVVNDGYHDEAVEKLGNHKPAGPLRGGKYSLFEAGVRVPFMTYWKGTIKPAVSDAVVCQLDLLSSLAHLAGEEVKGLDSQNYLDVFLGKSKKGRNELIIEASSRTALRQGDFVMIPPYDGPAVNKQVNIELGNAKEYQLYNVKKDIGQQNNLAKSQPEKLKQLITAYGQLQEGNSKIKVENLKLE